Genomic DNA from Marinobacter sp. ANT_B65:
TGCTGGTAAGGCAGAGGTGTTTGTTGCGTTACTTGCTGCCTTTCCTGCTCCGCACTCTCATCTTTGTGAGCGCTGCGCCATTCGTGTTCATAGGTGAACAGACTGCGAGCATGCTGAACCTGAGGAAAATAGTCACGGCTGAACGGCTGCAGCGGGTGGCAGGTGGTCAGGGCTTCAGTCACAGTAATGTCTGGCTGTACTTCTACCTGCCCGCTTACCCGCCACAGGTTATCCAGATGATCCTGCAGCTGGCCTACAAGCACAGACGGCGGTCGTGGCGAATCATCACGAATGCTGCGCCCTACCCAGCTGATGTAAAGCTGTTCGCGGGCGGAGAGCATGGCCTCCAGAAACAGGTAGCGGTCATCTTCCCGGCGGGAGCGGTCGCCCGGGCGGTAGTCCTGTGCCATCAGGTCAAAATCCACAGGCGGTCTTGAGCGCGGGTAGTCGCCGTCGTTCATACCCAGCAGGCACACCTTGCGGAAGGGAATGGCACGCATGGGCATCAGGGTGGCGAAGTTTACCTTGCCGGCAAGGAAGCGCTGGTTCAGGCCGCCTTCATCGAGGCCTTCCAGCAACACATCTTTCACGATATTCAGGGGCAGAGTTTGCTGATCCAGCCCTGCGGCAAGAGTGTCATCCAGCCACTGTTCCAGCTGCCTGCGGAAGCGGTTCAGCAGCAACAGGTCGTGGCCCTCTACCTTGTGGAAAAACTGCTCCAGCATGGCAGAGAAGAGTGCTTCCCATTGTTGAGGGGCGCGGCTGGCCTGTAGCTCCTGCCACAGGGTTTCCAGGCGGTACACAAACTCACCAAGGCGCCCTGCCAGGCTGGCTTGCAAGCCGCCGATTTCGCCGTAGGGCTGAACGCCCGCCCAGGGGGCGTCGTCGCCCATACCGTAGCCTAGCAGCATGGAACGCAGGCCCGATTGCCAGGTGTTGCGCTCTAGATGAGCCGGCAATTCCAGGCTTTCCCTGTGGGCACCGTGCAGCCCCCAGCGTATGTTGGCGCCTTCTACCCAGCGCCGGGCCAGAGGAATTTCTTCCTCTGTAATTTCGAACCGGTCACGAATGCCGGGCACTTCCAGAAGACTGATGATTTCACTCACTCCGAACCGGCTGCGGGGCAATGACATGAGTGTCTCCAGCGCAATCAGTACTGGCTCATGATTGCGCTGGCCCTGGTCGGAAATGGTAAAGGGAATATGGCGTTTCTGCCCTGCAGGGTAGCGCCCGAACACCGCCTGGATATGGGGTGCGTAGATGTTGATATCCGGTACCATTACCATCACATCCCGGGGCCTTAGAGAGGCGTCTGCGTTGAACGCTGCCAGCAGCTGATCGTGCAGAATCTCCACTTCCCGCTGGGGGCTGTGGGCATCGTGAAAGACGACGGAATGATCCCCATGAAGATTCAGCTCACGCTGTTCATCGCGGATTTCCTGGAGCGGGGTCAGGTTGTAAATGTCGTTCTGCAGCTGGTGCAGTAAACAGGTGGCTTGCCCTGAGCCATGCTCCGAGAAAATATCGATTTTCTGATCCGGCGTCTGGAAACTGCTGCGGTATTCATCCGGATTGTCGAATTCATCCAGCAGGCGAATGTAATCCCGGCCCTGTTTGCCCCAGGCTGCCAGCAATGGATTCGCATGCTGGTGTAACTGATCGGCATCTTCAATCTGCGACAGGGTTGGGTGGCTGGCACCGCGTTTGCGTTCGGCTTTTAATAGCTCGCGGTCACTGACAATATCCGCCCAGTAAAACTGCGAAGGGTTGTGAACGCAGAGCACCACCTGGCTGAAACGGCTGAGTACGTAGAGGGCTTCCAGCGCCTGCTTTGGCAACGAGGATACCCCGAACACCACAATGCGCCTGGGCAGGCGGCCCGGGTGCGCGGGTGCGGATATGCGCTGGCCTTCAGCCATAAACCTGGTATGAATCTGCGACCGGCTGGTGTGGGCTTCCGGGCCTGTGTCTTCCACCAGTTCGCGCCAAAGCCTGGGCTGCCAGCGGGTTTCTTCCTCAATTGGCTTTTCTTCACCACGAGCAGTGATTACCACATCCCGCCCCTGCTCCCAGGCTGCCAGCCAGTCGGCGCGGAATACCTGATACTGGTCAAACAGGTCCGCTACTTTCTCAGCCAACTGGAACGCCCGTAGGTCCGTATCGCTGCCTTCCAGAAAACGCGCCAGCGGATTGAACACTTCACCGGTATGAACAAGTTCCGGCAGCAGCCGGTAAAGCCGCCACACCAGTCGGCGTTTATCGAAAGGAGACTGTTCAGGCACTTCTCCATCCGGTAATACGGCCCGGTAGGCTTGCCAGATAAACCGCGCCGGGAACAGAAAATCCATACCGGCGGCAATGCCCAGCCCGCCTTCACTGCCATCGTCTGAAGGCATTTCCGCCAGAGCCAGTTTCAGCCATTGGGCTATACCGTTGCTCTGCACCAGAAAGGTCTCGCTCTGCAGCGGCGGCAGAGGGTTCTGCTGGCAGATAAACACCACTGCCCGGCGCAGGTCTTCCAGATGGTTTGCATGAACGGCGTGAAAGCCGGGTGTAATGGCGGAGTGCTCGGGCATGGGAGTCCTTAACGGGTACCTGCGCTTGTTTCGTGAAGAGACAGGTTACCTTATGCAACTCCGGATTCGGAGTCGTATTGATGAATGTTACGGGGAGGGTAGCCAAAGAAAGGCGGGACCGCTTCGAATGCTGCAGGCCGGTTCCCTGAATAAACGGCTGTGGTTAAAAGGGGGTCAAACGGTTTCGCGCAGCAGGCGTAGCAACAACTGGCGTACACACTCTTTGGATGATGCGTCTACACAGGAAAAATCCTGAACATAGAGTTCACTGCGGGCCAGCAACCGGCATAGGCAATCTGCATCCAGGGTGATAGAGACCTGCTGCGCTTTGGAGTGCCCCTGATTAACCAAAGACTGTTCTGCTCCCTTACATGGGATGGGTTGCGAGCGCCCATTGTTGGGCTGCGTGAATGGCATTCCCATACCTCCTCCTTGTTTGGCTCTTTAAATGATAATAGTTCTCATTTGTGGCGCTTGCAAGTATGGGTGTGTAAGGACACGTTTCAACGTTCATTACCCATGATTACGACAGTCAGGGCGGCACAACGCTCTATGCGATCGAGTGGCCTAGCTCAAAGGTGGGCGAGTAGTCGAATGCTATTAATGGCAAAGGCTAAACATATAAGTGCACAACACTCCATAAACGAACGTCGTCGCTTAATGGAGTGTTGTGGCTGATCACCTAACCAGGCGATAGGAAGGTGCCGTTCGACCGGCAATCACTGCACCTGATGGATCAACGTCAAAAGCCGTA
This window encodes:
- the recC gene encoding exodeoxyribonuclease V subunit gamma, whose amino-acid sequence is MPEHSAITPGFHAVHANHLEDLRRAVVFICQQNPLPPLQSETFLVQSNGIAQWLKLALAEMPSDDGSEGGLGIAAGMDFLFPARFIWQAYRAVLPDGEVPEQSPFDKRRLVWRLYRLLPELVHTGEVFNPLARFLEGSDTDLRAFQLAEKVADLFDQYQVFRADWLAAWEQGRDVVITARGEEKPIEEETRWQPRLWRELVEDTGPEAHTSRSQIHTRFMAEGQRISAPAHPGRLPRRIVVFGVSSLPKQALEALYVLSRFSQVVLCVHNPSQFYWADIVSDRELLKAERKRGASHPTLSQIEDADQLHQHANPLLAAWGKQGRDYIRLLDEFDNPDEYRSSFQTPDQKIDIFSEHGSGQATCLLHQLQNDIYNLTPLQEIRDEQRELNLHGDHSVVFHDAHSPQREVEILHDQLLAAFNADASLRPRDVMVMVPDINIYAPHIQAVFGRYPAGQKRHIPFTISDQGQRNHEPVLIALETLMSLPRSRFGVSEIISLLEVPGIRDRFEITEEEIPLARRWVEGANIRWGLHGAHRESLELPAHLERNTWQSGLRSMLLGYGMGDDAPWAGVQPYGEIGGLQASLAGRLGEFVYRLETLWQELQASRAPQQWEALFSAMLEQFFHKVEGHDLLLLNRFRRQLEQWLDDTLAAGLDQQTLPLNIVKDVLLEGLDEGGLNQRFLAGKVNFATLMPMRAIPFRKVCLLGMNDGDYPRSRPPVDFDLMAQDYRPGDRSRREDDRYLFLEAMLSAREQLYISWVGRSIRDDSPRPPSVLVGQLQDHLDNLWRVSGQVEVQPDITVTEALTTCHPLQPFSRDYFPQVQHARSLFTYEHEWRSAHKDESAEQERQQVTQQTPLPYQQPEEPITLNDLAGFLKKPVDTFYQRRLQVRFEDVEDEDTDNENFDLNGLDRWRLDTELIEQGLLKANDDEDLHERLQTTLDRMARRGDLGMGVTEHRLRNELSGRLPDLFQRYQSALTEWPEAVSEPLQFEYRFADTTGSVEVLDLIDHLRRNHEGKACRLVIAGSSLLSGSGNSKKLRYANLMRDWVIHLAGQLTEHPFETLILGKEEGRKVRFAPLPKEAATRHLDAMLGQWIEASTRALPLHVEAGFAWIYSFYQSKKFLGDHEHAISDAQQAYATALERDTGYLRGAFDSAEALMQSGEFEALLHQLYVPLWEAEQDKSAAGQIEGKL